Proteins from one Ascaphus truei isolate aAscTru1 chromosome 19, aAscTru1.hap1, whole genome shotgun sequence genomic window:
- the LPCAT2 gene encoding lysophosphatidylcholine acyltransferase 2 isoform X1, with amino-acid sequence MVQQKRGPILPRQKSFIPPQIPNPFVHEIHLTAIDKIRMGACALLLLPLRAALFALVLLLAWPVATLACCCPGKSSEPLGRWRSKVTRGLISFLGRLFFFSMGFHVQVKGNLASPSVAPLLVAAPHSSFFDGIAVIVSGMPSTVSREENVAVPIFGRILRALQPVLVSRVDPDSRRNTMNEITRRATSGGDWPQLLLFPEGTCTNRSCLISFKPGAFLPGVPVQPVLLRYPNALDTVTWTWQGYTAAKLLLMTVCQICTKVEVEFLPVYVPSEAEKKDPIRYANNIRLVMAKALGLPVTDHTYEDCRLMMTAGALTLPMEAGLVEFTKISRKLNLKWDNVRTQLEVFASIAGSSRGGRIGLEEFASHLQLPVSDVLRELFALFDRNRDGTIDFREYVIGMSVLCNPANTEETIQMAFKLFDVDEDGSITEVEFSSLLRSSLGVPDLDVSKLFRDMDADESGKISYDEFKDFSLNHPEYAKLFTTYLEHQRYYLHMLEQEEAEEEGNVLPHVASNKVYPVSSEEDSLRTSDKKED; translated from the exons ATGGGGGCATGCGCTCTGCTGCTGCTCCCTCTCCGGGCTGCTCTCTTCGCGCTCGTCTTGCTGCTAGCCTGGCCGGTCGCTACCCTCGCTTGCTGCTGTCCTGGGAAGAGCTCGGAGCCGCTCGGAAGGTGGAGGAG TAAGGTGACCCGTGGCCTGATCAGCTTCCTGGGCCGGCTCTTCTTCTTCTCTATGGGATTCCACGTTCAGGTCAAAGGGAATCTGGCCAGCCCCTCCGTGGCTCCCCTCCTCGTGGCCGCCCCCCACTCCAGCTTCTTCGACGGCATCGCGGTCATCGTGTCTGGCATGCCCTCCACCGTGTCCCGCGAGGAAAACGTGGCGGTGCCCATATTTGGCA GAATACTCCGCGCTCTCCAGCCGGTGCTCGTCTCTCGCGTGGATCCGGACTCTCGAAGGAACACCATGAATGAAATAACCAGACGAGCGACATCCGGAGGAGACTGGCCGCAG CTTTTGCTTTTCCCTGAGGGAACGTGTACAAACCGCTCCTGCTTAATCTCCTTTAAACCAG GTGCGTTTCTCCCAGGGGTCCCCGTGCAGCCCGTTCTTCTGCGATACCCCAACGCCCTG GATACCGTGACATGGACTTGGCAAGGATACACCGC CGCCAAACTTCTGCTGATGACCGTGTGTCAAATCTGCACCAAGGTGGAAGTGGAG TTTCTTCCCGTCTATGTTCCTTCCGAGGCTGAGAAAAAGGACCCCATTCGTTACGCCAACAACATTCGTCTCGTCATGGCGAA AGCTCTGGGTCTCCCCGTCACTGACCACACGTATGAAGACTGCAGGCTCATGATGACGGCCGGGGCGCTGACCTTACCCATGGAGGCCGGTTTGGTGGAGTTCACTAAAATCAGCAGGAAGCTCAA CCTAAAATGGGACAACGTCAGGACGCAGCTGGAGGTTTTCGCTTCCATCGCCGGCTCGTCCCGAGGAGGGAGAATCGGGCTGGAGGAGTTTGCGAGTCACCTACAGCTGCCAGTGTCCGACGTTCTCAGGGAGCTCTTCGCTCTGTTTGACAGG AACAGAGACGGCACCATAGATTTCCGAGAGTATGTCATTGGTATGTCCGTCCTTTGCAATCCGGCCAACACCGAGGAGACCATTCAAATGGCATTTAAG CTGTTTGATGTTGATGAAGATGGCAGCATCACGGAAGTGGAGTTTAGTTCCTTGCTGAGGTCCTCACTCGGGGTGCCAGATCTTGATGTCTCCAAACTTTTCCGGGATATGGACGCAGATGAATCGGGAAAGATCTCCTACG ACGAGTTTAAGGACTTTTCACTCAACCATCCGGAATACGCCAAGTTGTTCACTACCTACCTAGAGCACCAGCGGTATTATCTGCACATGCTGGAGCAAgaggaggcggaggaagaggGTAACGTACTGCCACACGTGGCCTCAAATAAGGTCTATCCGGTCAGCAGTGAGGAGGACAGTCTCCGCACGTCCGACAAGAAGGAGGACTGA
- the LPCAT2 gene encoding lysophosphatidylcholine acyltransferase 2 isoform X2: protein MNVALRKAAMVQQKRGPILPRQKSFIPPQIPNPFVHEIHLTAIDKIRMGACALLLLPLRAALFALVLLLAWPVATLACCCPGKSSEPLGRWRSKVTRGLISFLGRLFFFSMGFHVQVKGNLASPSVAPLLVAAPHSSFFDGIAVIVSGMPSTVSREENVAVPIFGRILRALQPVLVSRVDPDSRRNTMNEITRRATSGGDWPQLLLFPEGTCTNRSCLISFKPGAFLPGVPVQPVLLRYPNALDTVTWTWQGYTAAKLLLMTVCQICTKVEVEFLPVYVPSEAEKKDPIRYANNIRLVMAKALGLPVTDHTYEDCRLMMTAGALTLPMEAGLVEFTKISRKLNLKWDNVRTQLEVFASIAGSSRGGRIGLEEFASHLQLPVSDVLRELFALFDRNRDGTIDFREYVIGMSVLCNPANTEETIQMAFKLFDVDEDGSITEVEFSSLLRSSLGVPDLDVSKLFRDMDADESGKISYDEFKDFSLNHPEYAKLFTTYLEHQRYYLHMLEQEEAEEEGNVLPHVASNKVYPVSSEEDSLRTSDKKED from the exons ATGGGGGCATGCGCTCTGCTGCTGCTCCCTCTCCGGGCTGCTCTCTTCGCGCTCGTCTTGCTGCTAGCCTGGCCGGTCGCTACCCTCGCTTGCTGCTGTCCTGGGAAGAGCTCGGAGCCGCTCGGAAGGTGGAGGAG TAAGGTGACCCGTGGCCTGATCAGCTTCCTGGGCCGGCTCTTCTTCTTCTCTATGGGATTCCACGTTCAGGTCAAAGGGAATCTGGCCAGCCCCTCCGTGGCTCCCCTCCTCGTGGCCGCCCCCCACTCCAGCTTCTTCGACGGCATCGCGGTCATCGTGTCTGGCATGCCCTCCACCGTGTCCCGCGAGGAAAACGTGGCGGTGCCCATATTTGGCA GAATACTCCGCGCTCTCCAGCCGGTGCTCGTCTCTCGCGTGGATCCGGACTCTCGAAGGAACACCATGAATGAAATAACCAGACGAGCGACATCCGGAGGAGACTGGCCGCAG CTTTTGCTTTTCCCTGAGGGAACGTGTACAAACCGCTCCTGCTTAATCTCCTTTAAACCAG GTGCGTTTCTCCCAGGGGTCCCCGTGCAGCCCGTTCTTCTGCGATACCCCAACGCCCTG GATACCGTGACATGGACTTGGCAAGGATACACCGC CGCCAAACTTCTGCTGATGACCGTGTGTCAAATCTGCACCAAGGTGGAAGTGGAG TTTCTTCCCGTCTATGTTCCTTCCGAGGCTGAGAAAAAGGACCCCATTCGTTACGCCAACAACATTCGTCTCGTCATGGCGAA AGCTCTGGGTCTCCCCGTCACTGACCACACGTATGAAGACTGCAGGCTCATGATGACGGCCGGGGCGCTGACCTTACCCATGGAGGCCGGTTTGGTGGAGTTCACTAAAATCAGCAGGAAGCTCAA CCTAAAATGGGACAACGTCAGGACGCAGCTGGAGGTTTTCGCTTCCATCGCCGGCTCGTCCCGAGGAGGGAGAATCGGGCTGGAGGAGTTTGCGAGTCACCTACAGCTGCCAGTGTCCGACGTTCTCAGGGAGCTCTTCGCTCTGTTTGACAGG AACAGAGACGGCACCATAGATTTCCGAGAGTATGTCATTGGTATGTCCGTCCTTTGCAATCCGGCCAACACCGAGGAGACCATTCAAATGGCATTTAAG CTGTTTGATGTTGATGAAGATGGCAGCATCACGGAAGTGGAGTTTAGTTCCTTGCTGAGGTCCTCACTCGGGGTGCCAGATCTTGATGTCTCCAAACTTTTCCGGGATATGGACGCAGATGAATCGGGAAAGATCTCCTACG ACGAGTTTAAGGACTTTTCACTCAACCATCCGGAATACGCCAAGTTGTTCACTACCTACCTAGAGCACCAGCGGTATTATCTGCACATGCTGGAGCAAgaggaggcggaggaagaggGTAACGTACTGCCACACGTGGCCTCAAATAAGGTCTATCCGGTCAGCAGTGAGGAGGACAGTCTCCGCACGTCCGACAAGAAGGAGGACTGA